The Kitasatospora sp. NBC_00374 genome has a segment encoding these proteins:
- a CDS encoding SGNH hydrolase domain-containing protein — protein MSTSAVPDRRPDLLAVLSPAPPPAPPRFRLDIEGLRAVALLAVLGFHAAVPGLAGGFVGVDVFFVLSGYLITGLLVKEAAATGRIRLTEFFSRRARRLLPSAALVLAVVALAGAWLTVPLRRTDLEHDVLAAALSVANWRFVGQQTDYLAAGRDQSPLLHFWSLAVEEQFYLGWAPLLALVVLATARRRRGLRPVLLVLTAALTAASFALAVHWTAGSVSLAYLGTPSRVWQFGAGALLAVLPWHRLRGPRVLRELLGWAGLVAIAWSVLRYDAATPYPGWAALLPTAGSAAVILAGTPGRGGRAGHSAGRLLGARAPRAVGRLSYNLYLWHWPVLVLAEARFGALGWPLRVLLTGAAALPAYAAMRWLERPLRRSRVVAELPRRGLSLGLTAVVLPVVLALVVGTGTLRLLGPAGPVDLAGLAPGNPDGTSLLQPGGPARGPIVPDPVQARQDFPPDGTCEVPPTAVTSPECRFGEAAATDRIVLLGDSHAGQWFSPLLGIAAQRHWALEELVKQGCPLPQVPVVNPQLGRAYRECDEWRAAALERLRVGPKPKLIVIAALNRYNADREQLLHGWQQTLEQLRAVGAPIVYLQDTPIPGLDVPACLSGHTGDPAACEFLRADGLWADPLADAVAAGQVPGVRAVSVNPVLCPGSGRSCPAVLDRVVLYRDDAHLTNTAAVVLEPRLERLLTEAGLPAGPGAGWRELLRDEFDGPAGSAPSAALWQHDLGTCYPGCPAPQWGTGEVETVTDSTENVRLDGKGALEIRPTLVDGRWSSGRIESRRADLAAPAGGVLRIEASIALPEVNGPAAAGYWPAFWALGGGLRDGYTGWPGIGELDVLESVNGRGPVFGTLHCGTVRGGPCQEPNGLGSGEQRCDGCWGGGFHTYAVEVDRSSAPEQVRWYLDGREFHRVTADRVDPAAWDQAVHGGMFLILNLAIGGNLPAAYGGSVGPATEPGHPMRVAYVSVAARG, from the coding sequence GTGTCCACCAGCGCTGTACCCGACCGGCGGCCCGACCTGCTCGCCGTGCTCAGCCCGGCGCCCCCGCCGGCCCCGCCGCGCTTCCGCCTCGACATCGAGGGGCTGCGCGCCGTCGCCCTGCTAGCCGTCCTCGGCTTCCACGCCGCCGTCCCCGGGCTGGCCGGCGGATTCGTGGGCGTGGACGTCTTCTTCGTCCTCTCCGGCTACCTGATCACCGGTCTGCTGGTGAAGGAGGCCGCCGCCACCGGCCGGATCCGGCTGACCGAGTTCTTCTCCCGGCGGGCCCGGCGGCTGCTGCCCTCCGCCGCCCTGGTGCTGGCCGTGGTGGCGCTGGCCGGCGCCTGGCTCACCGTGCCGCTGCGCCGGACCGACCTGGAGCACGACGTGCTCGCCGCCGCGCTGTCCGTCGCCAACTGGCGGTTCGTCGGGCAGCAGACCGACTACCTGGCGGCCGGACGGGACCAGAGCCCGCTGCTGCACTTCTGGTCGCTGGCGGTCGAGGAGCAGTTCTACCTCGGGTGGGCGCCGCTGCTGGCCCTGGTGGTGCTGGCGACGGCCCGCCGCCGGCGCGGGCTGCGGCCCGTCCTGCTGGTGCTGACCGCCGCGCTGACCGCCGCCTCGTTCGCGCTGGCCGTGCACTGGACCGCCGGGTCGGTCTCGCTCGCCTACCTCGGTACGCCGTCGCGGGTCTGGCAGTTCGGGGCGGGCGCGCTGCTGGCCGTGCTGCCCTGGCACCGGCTGCGCGGGCCGCGGGTGCTGCGCGAACTGCTCGGCTGGGCGGGGCTCGTCGCGATCGCCTGGTCCGTCCTGCGGTACGACGCCGCCACCCCGTACCCCGGCTGGGCCGCGCTGCTGCCCACGGCCGGTTCGGCGGCCGTGATCCTGGCGGGGACGCCAGGGCGGGGCGGCCGCGCCGGTCACAGCGCCGGACGGCTGCTGGGCGCGCGGGCGCCGCGCGCGGTCGGCCGGCTCTCGTACAACCTCTACCTGTGGCACTGGCCGGTGCTGGTGCTCGCCGAGGCCCGGTTCGGTGCGCTCGGCTGGCCGCTGAGGGTGCTGCTCACCGGCGCCGCCGCGCTGCCCGCGTACGCGGCGATGCGCTGGCTGGAGCGGCCACTGCGGCGCAGCCGGGTGGTGGCCGAACTGCCCAGGCGCGGGCTCTCCCTGGGGCTGACGGCGGTGGTGCTGCCGGTGGTGCTGGCCCTGGTGGTGGGCACCGGGACGCTGCGGCTGCTCGGCCCGGCCGGGCCGGTCGACCTGGCGGGCCTGGCACCCGGCAACCCGGACGGAACGTCCCTGCTGCAGCCGGGCGGGCCGGCCCGCGGCCCGATCGTGCCCGACCCGGTGCAGGCCCGGCAGGACTTCCCGCCGGACGGCACCTGCGAGGTACCGCCGACGGCCGTCACCAGCCCCGAGTGCCGGTTCGGCGAGGCGGCCGCCACCGACCGGATCGTGCTGCTCGGCGACTCGCACGCCGGCCAGTGGTTCTCCCCGCTGCTGGGCATCGCGGCCCAGCGGCACTGGGCGCTGGAGGAGCTGGTCAAGCAGGGCTGCCCGCTGCCGCAGGTCCCGGTGGTCAACCCGCAGCTCGGGCGGGCGTACCGCGAGTGCGACGAGTGGCGCGCCGCCGCGCTGGAGCGGTTGCGCGTCGGGCCGAAGCCGAAGCTGATCGTGATAGCCGCGCTGAACCGCTACAACGCCGACCGGGAGCAGTTGCTGCACGGCTGGCAGCAGACCCTGGAGCAGCTGCGGGCGGTCGGCGCGCCGATCGTCTACCTGCAGGACACCCCGATCCCGGGGCTGGACGTCCCCGCCTGCCTGTCCGGGCACACCGGCGACCCGGCGGCCTGCGAGTTCCTGCGCGCCGACGGACTGTGGGCGGACCCGCTCGCCGACGCGGTCGCCGCCGGGCAGGTGCCGGGCGTGCGGGCGGTGTCGGTCAACCCGGTGCTCTGCCCCGGCTCGGGGCGCAGCTGCCCGGCGGTCCTGGACCGGGTGGTGCTGTACCGGGACGACGCACACCTCACCAACACCGCCGCGGTGGTGCTGGAGCCCCGGCTGGAGCGGCTGCTGACGGAGGCCGGGCTGCCGGCCGGCCCCGGCGCCGGCTGGCGGGAGCTGCTGCGGGACGAGTTCGACGGCCCGGCCGGCAGCGCGCCGTCCGCCGCGCTGTGGCAGCACGACCTCGGCACCTGCTACCCGGGCTGCCCGGCCCCGCAGTGGGGGACGGGGGAGGTCGAGACGGTGACCGACTCGACGGAGAACGTCCGGCTGGACGGGAAGGGCGCGCTGGAGATCCGGCCGACGCTCGTCGACGGCCGGTGGAGCTCCGGGCGGATCGAGTCACGCCGGGCCGACCTGGCCGCGCCGGCCGGCGGGGTGCTGCGGATCGAGGCGTCGATCGCGCTGCCCGAGGTGAACGGCCCGGCCGCCGCCGGGTACTGGCCGGCCTTCTGGGCGCTGGGCGGGGGCCTGCGGGACGGCTACACCGGCTGGCCGGGGATCGGCGAGCTGGATGTGCTGGAGTCGGTGAACGGCCGCGGCCCGGTGTTCGGCACCCTGCACTGCGGGACGGTCCGGGGCGGCCCCTGCCAGGAGCCGAACGGCCTCGGTTCGGGCGAGCAGCGGTGCGACGGCTGCTGGGGCGGCGGTTTCCACACGTACGCGGTGGAGGTCGACCGGTCGTCGGCGCCCGAGCAGGTGCGGTGGTACCTGGACGGCCGGGAGTTCCACCGGGTGACGGCCGACCGGGTCGACCCGGCGGCGTGGGACCAGGCCGTGCACGGCGGGATGTTCCTGATCCTGAACCTCGCGATCGGCGGCAACCTGCCCGCCGCGTACGGCGGTTCGGTCGGCCCGGCGACCGAGCCGGGGCACCCGATGCGGGTGGCGTACGTGTCGGTGGCGGCCCGCGGCTGA